From Psychrobacillus sp. FSL K6-2836, a single genomic window includes:
- a CDS encoding prolyl oligopeptidase family serine peptidase, with translation MIVTNEAWGSIPLLHIYKEEIKEDAPIVIFLHGFESAKEHNLHYAYQLVQQGCRVILPDAHLHGERDEKLDEVEISLRFWEIVLTSIEEVGLIQHELEKRGYLNGQKIGIGGTSMGGITTLGCLTAYPWFDAAAIMMGTPGYVKLAKAQIASVEQKGFKVPLNADERKNMFDTLSTFDASNHPDNLIETPLFFWHGEKDPVVPYEPTAQFIASLRKQYNKQNIVLMNEKSAGHAVSRKGLLASMKWLANSLA, from the coding sequence ATGATAGTCACTAATGAAGCATGGGGAAGCATTCCGTTATTACATATTTATAAAGAAGAAATAAAAGAGGATGCTCCAATTGTCATCTTTTTACACGGATTTGAAAGTGCGAAAGAACATAACCTACATTACGCATATCAGCTTGTTCAACAAGGATGCCGCGTCATTTTACCAGATGCACATTTACATGGAGAACGAGATGAAAAATTAGATGAAGTGGAAATAAGTTTACGCTTTTGGGAAATTGTTTTAACTTCCATTGAAGAAGTTGGTCTTATTCAACATGAATTAGAAAAACGCGGCTATTTAAACGGTCAAAAAATTGGTATAGGTGGAACGTCTATGGGTGGGATTACTACTTTAGGTTGTTTAACGGCATATCCTTGGTTTGATGCTGCTGCCATTATGATGGGAACACCTGGTTATGTAAAGCTTGCGAAAGCACAAATTGCTTCCGTAGAGCAAAAAGGATTTAAAGTCCCATTAAATGCAGACGAGAGAAAAAATATGTTCGACACCCTATCTACTTTTGACGCATCAAACCACCCGGACAACCTTATTGAAACACCATTGTTTTTCTGGCATGGAGAAAAGGATCCTGTAGTACCATATGAACCAACTGCCCAATTTATCGCTTCTCTTAGAAAACAATATAATAAACAGAATATAGTACTGATGAATGAAAAATCGGCAGGAC
- a CDS encoding Cof-type HAD-IIB family hydrolase gives MKPHLIVLDLDGTLLTDEKVISAKTKNILQQAKNEGHEVMIATGRPYRSSEMYYKELGLSTPIVNFNGAFVHHPRNSSWKTLHTPIDLKVVKQVVEAVESYSIKNMLAEVLDDVYLHYHDEKILSAFSLGNPQVTTGDLKSLLKTDPTSLLIHAEEDSVDLVRQHLRDVHAEVIDHRRWGAPWDVIEIVKHGLNKAVGLSHVSEFLNIPQERIIAFGDEDNDLEMIDYAGVGVAMGNAISPLQTIANEVTLSNNEDGIAEFLIERLNLTK, from the coding sequence ATGAAACCGCATTTAATCGTGTTAGATTTAGATGGGACTTTATTGACCGATGAAAAAGTAATTTCAGCAAAAACTAAAAACATACTTCAACAGGCAAAAAATGAGGGACATGAAGTTATGATTGCCACTGGTAGACCATATAGATCCAGTGAAATGTATTATAAAGAGCTTGGTTTAAGTACACCAATTGTAAACTTTAATGGAGCATTTGTTCATCATCCTAGAAATTCTTCATGGAAAACTTTACATACTCCGATTGATTTAAAAGTTGTAAAACAAGTAGTAGAGGCTGTTGAAAGTTACTCCATCAAAAATATGCTAGCTGAGGTACTTGATGATGTGTATTTACATTATCACGATGAAAAAATACTTTCTGCATTTTCATTAGGAAATCCACAGGTTACAACTGGAGACTTAAAGTCTCTTTTGAAAACTGACCCTACTAGTTTACTAATCCATGCCGAAGAAGATTCAGTCGATTTAGTTCGTCAGCATTTAAGAGATGTACACGCAGAAGTAATTGATCATCGTCGTTGGGGTGCCCCATGGGATGTCATTGAGATTGTAAAGCATGGTTTAAATAAAGCCGTTGGATTATCACATGTATCCGAGTTTTTGAATATTCCACAGGAACGTATTATTGCATTTGGTGATGAAGATAATGATTTAGAAATGATCGATTATGCTGGTGTTGGGGTAGCGATGGGAAATGCTATAAGTCCTCTTCAAACTATTGCCAACGAAGTTACTTTATCAAATAACGAAGATGGTATTGCAGAATTCTTAATAGAAAGATTAAACTTAACTAAATAA
- a CDS encoding DegV family protein, with the protein MRIFADSATDLPKAFFEDNNVLLAPLRVHIDEDEYEDIIGIDSSEVYAAIRAGKHPKTSQVSPELFLRLFEDLAKSGEEGLYIAFSSALSGTYSTAMMMREQLLETYPDLKLTIIDSQCASLGYGLVLKEAVKLRDAGMDNAQIIEKVRFHAEHMEHLFTVEDLDYLARGGRVSKASAFVGGLLNIKPLLHVEDGKLVPLEKIRGRKKVLKRMIDMMDERGDSISEQSIALCHSDDEPTALDLKQMIEERFHPKSIEIHSIGSTVGAHVGPGTMGLFFLNKLS; encoded by the coding sequence ATGAGAATATTTGCTGACAGTGCAACAGATTTACCTAAAGCTTTTTTTGAAGATAACAATGTTCTTTTAGCGCCACTTAGAGTTCATATTGATGAGGATGAATATGAGGACATTATCGGTATTGATTCTTCTGAAGTTTACGCAGCAATCCGTGCAGGTAAGCATCCAAAAACTTCACAAGTTTCACCAGAGTTATTTTTACGCTTGTTTGAGGATCTTGCAAAATCTGGTGAAGAAGGATTATATATCGCATTTTCATCAGCTCTTTCTGGAACCTACAGCACGGCTATGATGATGCGTGAGCAATTATTAGAAACGTACCCAGATCTGAAATTAACAATCATCGATTCACAATGTGCATCACTCGGATATGGTTTAGTATTAAAAGAAGCAGTTAAATTACGTGATGCAGGAATGGACAATGCTCAAATTATTGAAAAAGTACGTTTTCATGCAGAGCATATGGAGCATTTATTCACCGTAGAAGATTTAGATTACCTAGCACGCGGTGGGAGAGTTTCTAAAGCAAGTGCATTTGTTGGTGGATTACTTAATATTAAGCCACTTCTTCATGTGGAGGATGGCAAGCTAGTCCCTCTAGAAAAAATTCGCGGACGCAAAAAAGTTTTGAAGCGAATGATTGATATGATGGACGAACGTGGTGATTCGATTAGTGAGCAGTCCATCGCCCTTTGCCATAGTGATGATGAACCAACAGCTCTAGATTTAAAACAAATGATTGAGGAAAGATTTCATCCGAAGAGTATTGAAATACACTCCATTGGCTCTACTGTCGGAGCACATGTCGGTCCCGGAACAATGGGTTTATTCTTTTTAAATAAATTGTCATAA
- a CDS encoding DUF3231 family protein — translation MGILSGNPKEDPLHYGEVFAIWTNLIMNNGLIAAYQTFYNHAGDDELKGLIEECVKSMEEENKQIEKILKVNAVGLPPAPPARPDARLEDIRVGARFNDPEIGAALAKDSAAGLVACSKVMGESIREDIAMLYGQFHTAKVQIGAKILRLNKSKGWLVPPPLHHFPSKG, via the coding sequence ATGGGAATCTTAAGTGGAAATCCTAAGGAAGATCCTTTGCATTATGGTGAAGTATTTGCTATTTGGACAAATTTAATAATGAATAACGGGCTCATAGCTGCATATCAAACCTTTTATAATCATGCTGGTGATGACGAGTTAAAGGGGTTAATTGAAGAGTGCGTTAAATCAATGGAAGAAGAAAATAAACAAATTGAGAAAATACTTAAGGTAAATGCCGTTGGGTTACCACCTGCCCCTCCTGCTCGACCGGATGCTCGTCTTGAGGATATTCGAGTTGGGGCACGATTTAATGACCCTGAAATCGGCGCAGCATTGGCTAAAGATTCAGCAGCTGGTTTAGTAGCTTGTAGTAAAGTCATGGGTGAAAGTATACGTGAAGATATCGCTATGCTCTACGGCCAATTCCATACTGCTAAAGTACAAATTGGCGCCAAAATACTTCGCTTAAACAAAAGTAAGGGCTGGTTAGTACCACCTCCTCTTCATCATTTCCCAAGTAAAGGGTAG
- a CDS encoding YqcI/YcgG family protein — MITKEQALLSKEDFHTRTDLPSWLYKEYETFHNTVTDKTFPCFFGMSGELKGELRYAYINQDDWSNLPSAVKGFLDLFKLPKYKRHGLFVFVEPFEQEGSIDDYRKQFWEILQYLHEVDEVEWPEDSPRDPEHYLWDFRFNGEPIFVFGNAPAYKKRKTRHLGNAMVLGFQPRKIFEGLEGTEKGGIMSREKVRKRVEAWDQLPKHPDIGHFGDPTHNEWKQSFIGDDIEPIQGKCPFHHKSQV; from the coding sequence ATGATTACGAAGGAACAAGCTTTATTATCAAAAGAAGATTTTCATACTAGAACTGACTTGCCTAGTTGGCTCTATAAAGAATACGAAACTTTTCATAACACGGTAACGGATAAAACGTTTCCATGTTTTTTTGGAATGAGTGGCGAACTAAAAGGTGAGCTCCGCTATGCTTATATCAATCAAGATGACTGGAGTAATCTACCGTCCGCAGTAAAAGGCTTTCTAGATTTATTTAAATTACCAAAATACAAAAGACACGGTCTTTTTGTGTTTGTTGAGCCTTTTGAGCAAGAGGGTTCGATCGACGATTACCGAAAGCAATTTTGGGAAATCCTACAATACTTACATGAAGTAGATGAAGTTGAATGGCCAGAAGATAGTCCTCGGGATCCTGAACACTATTTATGGGATTTCCGATTCAATGGAGAGCCAATCTTCGTGTTTGGAAATGCTCCTGCATATAAGAAACGAAAGACACGTCATCTAGGAAATGCGATGGTTCTGGGGTTCCAACCTCGCAAAATATTTGAAGGATTAGAAGGAACTGAAAAAGGTGGTATTATGTCACGTGAAAAGGTTCGTAAACGTGTAGAAGCGTGGGATCAGCTACCTAAGCATCCAGATATCGGCCACTTTGGCGACCCAACACATAATGAATGGAAGCAATCCTTTATAGGTGATGATATTGAGCCAATTCAAGGCAAATGTCCATTCCACCATAAATCACAAGTGTAA
- a CDS encoding dimethylarginine dimethylaminohydrolase family protein → MVKIIQDQSQIHCQSEYGTLQKVFLCEPQYMEIKEVINDVQKKYVNNNIDRSLAISQHQIFEQTLRNAGVEVIKLRPSKEHPEQVFTRDIGFTLGNCLFISKMANPIRQGEEKILAHWMNEHDISYKKVSTHSIEGGDVIIDGNRVFVGVSDRTCKNAIQSLQRDLPDFEIIPIPFNPKYLHLDCVFNILSSSDALIFPDALEPKIVDRLSSMYHLIEVSESEQFSMGTNVLSIGHNRVFSLPINQDVNRQLREHGYQVLEVDFSEIIKSGGSFRCCSLPIMRH, encoded by the coding sequence ATGGTGAAAATAATTCAAGATCAATCTCAAATACATTGTCAAAGTGAATATGGAACACTTCAAAAAGTCTTCTTATGTGAACCTCAATACATGGAAATTAAAGAAGTGATTAATGATGTTCAAAAAAAGTATGTAAATAATAATATTGACCGTTCACTTGCTATTTCGCAGCATCAGATATTTGAACAAACTTTACGGAATGCAGGTGTGGAAGTGATTAAACTGCGACCAAGTAAAGAACACCCAGAACAAGTTTTCACTAGAGATATTGGTTTCACTTTAGGCAATTGCTTATTTATATCCAAAATGGCGAATCCTATTCGTCAAGGCGAAGAAAAAATATTAGCTCATTGGATGAATGAACACGACATTTCTTATAAAAAAGTCTCAACACATTCCATTGAAGGTGGCGATGTAATCATTGATGGCAATCGTGTTTTTGTTGGAGTTAGCGATCGTACATGTAAAAATGCTATTCAATCTTTGCAAAGAGATTTACCAGATTTTGAGATTATACCTATTCCTTTTAACCCAAAATATTTGCATTTAGACTGTGTGTTCAATATTCTTTCTTCCAGTGATGCTTTGATTTTTCCTGATGCGCTAGAACCAAAAATCGTAGATCGTTTGTCGAGCATGTATCATTTAATCGAAGTAAGCGAAAGTGAGCAGTTCTCAATGGGTACGAATGTATTATCTATTGGGCATAATCGAGTATTTAGTTTGCCAATAAATCAGGACGTTAATCGTCAGCTGAGAGAGCATGGATATCAAGTGTTGGAAGTCGATTTCTCAGAAATCATAAAATCAGGTGGATCCTTCCGATGCTGCTCATTGCCAATTATGCGGCATTAA
- a CDS encoding alpha-amylase family glycosyl hydrolase produces MKLTKWIITGLLMSSLCLSTTLVSNAETNNSIHNESIYDLYVDRYFNKIGTNDYDVNPKDPNAFSGGDFLGVMEKMTHISDMGFTTISIGPVFATESYDGKRILDFEQLERHFGTTEEFNELLDKSHEKDLKIMVEFPLNNYSENHIWADDNEKSDWILSKEDGQMHLDLNNPDVQQALIDTLVNFAETYKIDGVKLSELEGAPTPFINELILAVKEVREPMYVIALEESEADFDLDYSEQLMLDFRDTFKNTDLPSDSISSANENSLLMVDHLLTERITYHSALENMFPPTRIKMAIGTLLTLPGVPYMTYGTEIAMNGQNPQDSHQIMNFRVDEELIEYLKDMASIRTKSEAMRTGKMELLENKDGYAVYKRYSDEETFIVVVNNTSGTKRIDISSEVIGKDKELRGLFESDTVRASDDGSYPLVLDREIVEVYQVNEDNGLNSAYIAAMAVAYLLFMLFLIIVWKKGKQRRLDEEKKAKN; encoded by the coding sequence TTGAAGTTAACAAAATGGATTATAACTGGATTGCTTATGAGTAGTCTTTGCCTATCGACAACTCTAGTGAGCAATGCAGAAACGAATAACTCTATACATAACGAAAGTATTTATGATCTATATGTAGATCGCTACTTTAATAAAATAGGAACGAACGATTATGATGTCAATCCAAAAGATCCTAATGCATTCTCAGGTGGAGATTTTCTCGGTGTTATGGAAAAAATGACACATATTAGCGATATGGGATTCACTACTATCTCGATAGGACCTGTTTTTGCAACAGAATCCTATGATGGTAAGCGAATTTTAGATTTCGAACAATTGGAAAGACACTTTGGGACAACTGAAGAATTTAACGAGTTATTAGACAAATCTCATGAAAAAGATTTAAAGATCATGGTTGAATTCCCTCTAAACAATTATAGTGAGAACCATATCTGGGCTGATGATAACGAAAAGAGTGATTGGATACTTTCAAAAGAAGATGGTCAAATGCATCTAGATTTGAATAATCCTGATGTACAACAAGCTCTAATTGATACACTTGTTAATTTTGCAGAAACGTACAAAATTGATGGTGTTAAATTGTCTGAGTTGGAGGGAGCACCAACTCCATTTATAAATGAGTTAATTTTGGCAGTAAAAGAAGTACGAGAACCGATGTATGTCATAGCCCTCGAAGAGTCAGAGGCTGATTTTGATCTGGACTATTCAGAACAGCTAATGTTAGATTTCCGAGACACTTTCAAAAATACAGATTTACCTTCGGATTCTATTTCTTCAGCAAACGAAAATAGTCTTTTAATGGTGGATCATTTATTGACGGAGAGAATTACATATCATAGTGCCTTAGAGAATATGTTCCCACCTACTCGTATTAAAATGGCGATCGGTACACTACTTACGTTACCAGGTGTGCCTTATATGACATATGGCACGGAAATAGCGATGAATGGTCAAAATCCACAAGATAGCCACCAAATTATGAATTTCCGTGTAGATGAAGAGCTAATTGAATATTTAAAAGATATGGCCTCCATTCGAACAAAATCAGAAGCGATGCGAACTGGTAAAATGGAATTGCTAGAAAATAAAGATGGATATGCCGTCTACAAACGATATTCTGATGAAGAAACTTTTATAGTTGTCGTTAACAATACAAGTGGCACAAAAAGAATCGACATTTCTAGCGAGGTAATAGGGAAAGATAAAGAACTGCGTGGTTTATTTGAATCAGATACAGTCCGTGCTTCAGATGATGGTTCATATCCGTTAGTACTAGATAGAGAAATAGTCGAAGTGTACCAGGTTAACGAAGACAATGGGCTTAATAGCGCCTATATCGCGGCAATGGCCGTTGCTTATTTATTGTTTATGTTATTCCTGATCATTGTTTGGAAAAAAGGCAAGCAACGCAGATTAGATGAAGAGAAAAAAGCAAAGAACTAA
- a CDS encoding YisL family protein gives MDFLASTHLHITTWVVALILFFVALAIAKPKVVHMILRLFYILIIITGVALFIKGMDFGEGMLYGLKFLAGILVIGMMEMTLVKKAKGKPYTTFLVLMFVFFFIALFLGFKLPMGENFLA, from the coding sequence ATGGATTTCTTAGCATCAACACATTTACACATTACCACTTGGGTAGTCGCACTAATCCTATTTTTTGTAGCATTAGCGATTGCAAAACCGAAAGTAGTTCATATGATTTTACGTTTGTTCTACATCCTGATCATTATTACGGGAGTTGCTTTGTTCATCAAAGGTATGGACTTCGGTGAAGGAATGCTTTACGGATTAAAATTCCTAGCAGGTATATTAGTAATTGGTATGATGGAAATGACTTTAGTGAAAAAGGCAAAAGGAAAACCATACACAACTTTTTTAGTGTTAATGTTTGTTTTCTTCTTCATCGCCCTATTCCTAGGTTTCAAACTACCAATGGGCGAAAATTTCTTAGCATAA
- a CDS encoding fumarylacetoacetate hydrolase family protein, which produces MKLLSYRLNDKNYFGPKVKKEEAVWDILHIQETLQVLPDFPTTILEGVRLGMDFVEQIRKLVEAALKAENPNNFKRSFTEIEWLSPIPRTPKNIMAVGKNYADHAKEMGGIASDFVVFTKSPTSIAADEQTLSLHADITNSYDYEGELAIVIGKQGKNIPAKLAYDYIFGYTIANDLTARDLQTKHQQYFLGKSLDGSCPMGPYLVTKDELPNPQELAVVTKVNDEIRQNGKTSDMVFSVEQIIAEISKSVTLEPGDVILTGTPAGVGKGFNPPRFLKSGDIVKISIEGIGTLVNKFE; this is translated from the coding sequence ATGAAACTATTATCATACCGTTTAAATGACAAAAATTACTTCGGACCAAAAGTCAAAAAAGAAGAGGCAGTATGGGATATTTTACACATTCAGGAGACGCTCCAAGTATTACCCGACTTTCCAACTACCATTTTAGAAGGTGTGCGTTTAGGGATGGATTTTGTCGAACAAATTCGTAAATTAGTAGAAGCTGCTCTAAAGGCTGAAAATCCAAATAATTTTAAACGTTCTTTTACAGAAATCGAGTGGTTGTCACCAATTCCACGTACCCCAAAAAATATTATGGCAGTCGGTAAAAACTACGCTGACCATGCGAAAGAAATGGGTGGCATAGCAAGTGATTTTGTTGTATTTACGAAGTCTCCAACTTCTATTGCAGCAGATGAACAAACTCTTTCACTTCATGCAGATATAACAAACTCCTATGATTACGAAGGCGAGCTAGCGATCGTTATTGGTAAACAAGGGAAAAATATTCCGGCAAAGTTAGCATACGATTATATTTTTGGATATACAATTGCTAACGATTTAACGGCACGTGATTTACAAACGAAACATCAGCAATATTTCTTAGGGAAAAGTCTAGATGGATCTTGTCCAATGGGGCCATACTTAGTGACTAAAGATGAGTTGCCGAATCCACAGGAACTCGCAGTCGTGACAAAAGTGAATGATGAAATTCGTCAAAACGGAAAAACTTCCGATATGGTATTTTCAGTTGAACAAATTATTGCAGAAATTTCGAAATCGGTTACCCTAGAACCAGGTGATGTTATATTAACAGGGACCCCTGCAGGTGTAGGCAAAGGATTTAATCCGCCACGCTTCCTTAAATCAGGAGATATAGTCAAAATTTCGATTGAAGGAATAGGTACATTAGTGAACAAATTCGAGTAA
- a CDS encoding DUF418 domain-containing protein produces the protein MQIKPTGVSERIISIDVMRGFALLGIFVVNMLFFHTPYIYINPYTWYQNPSDYETFKMIDIFVQGSVYPLFSMLFGYGLAMQFMKSEANGGAFSKFAVRRLSVLLLIGCIHAFLIWAGDILITYALAGFVLILMIRLKPIWLLLISIFLFLVPNGLLNGLIYLAYKLSPDDMIIYTGIQAIEESVLAYGQGSWLDIFWQRLEDWLYMNGSGAVLLVMFITIVPFLLLGAAAAKWKLIERARELKVFWIITIVVAFAIGTVIKLIPYQNEANMFTMNVQDTFGGPLQAIAYAGVIAMICLIPMGAKILSPIGKVGRMSMTIYLMQSIIATTIFYAYGFGLYGKIDISTGTWMAVGIYVLQIVFAEIWFMKFKQGPVEIVWRKLTYSNSLSKKDEKELNL, from the coding sequence TTGCAAATCAAACCAACGGGAGTAAGTGAACGCATTATTTCAATAGATGTTATGAGAGGGTTCGCCCTACTCGGGATATTTGTCGTGAATATGTTGTTTTTCCATACTCCATATATTTATATTAATCCATATACTTGGTATCAAAATCCAAGTGATTATGAGACGTTTAAAATGATTGACATTTTTGTACAAGGAAGTGTGTATCCGCTATTCTCTATGTTATTTGGATACGGTTTGGCTATGCAATTTATGAAATCTGAAGCAAATGGCGGTGCTTTTTCTAAATTTGCTGTTCGACGATTGTCCGTTTTACTATTAATCGGATGTATTCATGCTTTTCTTATTTGGGCAGGAGACATTTTGATAACGTATGCATTAGCAGGATTTGTTTTAATACTCATGATTAGATTGAAGCCAATTTGGTTACTTCTTATTAGTATTTTCTTATTTTTAGTACCAAATGGTTTACTTAATGGCTTAATTTACTTGGCCTACAAACTTAGCCCTGATGACATGATTATTTATACTGGAATTCAGGCAATTGAAGAATCTGTTCTTGCATATGGTCAAGGATCATGGTTGGATATTTTCTGGCAACGATTAGAAGATTGGCTTTATATGAATGGGAGTGGGGCAGTACTTTTAGTTATGTTCATTACAATTGTACCATTCCTATTATTAGGTGCAGCAGCAGCAAAATGGAAGCTTATCGAAAGAGCGAGAGAGTTAAAAGTCTTTTGGATTATTACGATCGTTGTTGCTTTTGCAATTGGTACAGTGATTAAGCTGATTCCATATCAAAATGAAGCAAATATGTTCACGATGAATGTTCAAGACACTTTTGGTGGCCCACTCCAAGCGATTGCTTATGCAGGTGTTATTGCGATGATTTGTTTGATTCCGATGGGTGCTAAAATACTTTCGCCAATCGGGAAGGTCGGTAGAATGTCCATGACAATATATTTAATGCAATCAATTATTGCAACCACTATTTTTTATGCTTACGGATTTGGGTTGTACGGAAAGATTGATATAAGCACAGGTACATGGATGGCTGTCGGTATTTACGTTTTGCAAATAGTATTTGCAGAGATTTGGTTTATGAAATTTAAGCAAGGTCCTGTAGAAATAGTGTGGAGAAAACTGACTTATTCGAATAGTTTATCGAAAAAGGATGAAAAGGAACTCAATTTGTAA